The Hyphomonas sediminis genome contains the following window.
TGTCCCACGACGCCCCCGAGGACCACGCAGATAACAGCGACAAGAGCGGTGATGAGGTGCTTCATGAAATGGCCTAGAAAGGAATGATACGGTCTAGAAGTTTGGTTCCGGCCTTGCGGTCGGTTGCTGAAGACGCGTCGCCGTTGCTTACATAGGCAAGCTTGGCATCGGCGATCTTTTCGTACGAAACAGTGTTCGTCCGGGTAATGTCCTGCGCGCGAACAACTCCGGATACCGTCAGATAGCGGACTTCATTGCTAACGCGGGTCTGTTGATATCCTTGAATTACAAGATTGCCATTCGGCTCAACGCCGACGACGCGCGCCGCTAGCGTAAAGGTGACCTTCTCGGCTCGGTTCACCGCGCCCGATCCATTCTGATTGGAACTCCGAGTGTAATCCACACCGGGCGAAAGGCTCGCGCCACCCGGAAGGACGCCATTGGCCCATTCCGGCAGGCCGAACAGAGCATCTACACTCATATCGTCGCTCGCCGCGCGGCTCCGCGACAAGGAGCTTTGCAAGCTAGCCTGGTCGTTCATTTCCACTACGACCGTCAACAAGTCACCCACTTCCTTGGCCCGGCGCATGCTGAGCAGAGCTGTAGGAGCCGTTTCCCAGAGCGAAGCGTTCTGAACGGTCGGGTCGGCCGGCTCAGGTACAGTTCCTGGATAACCAGTGTATGCGATCGGCGGCTCAAAGTCCGGAACTGTTTGTGCAGAACTTGCGCAGGCAGCTGCGGCGACCGCGACCATCGGAATTGCGAAAAGCGCTTTCATTGTGCGAGAACCCATCCTTCTTCCTGAACGATGCCTTGAACCAGTTGACGCGACTGCAAATTCAGTATGCTGACTGGTTCATTCAGAGCCGCCTCACCCATTGCGCGACCAGTGGTCGTGATCTCAAGACCACCTTTTATATACTTCACCGTCACGATTTGATTGCGGGTCACAAGCCGCGCAGGGCGCGTGTTGTCCAATGTCACCTGTTGACCAGCGTAGATTGTCCGCTTTGCCTCGCGGCCGATGACCTCTTCGCTCGAGGGCGCCGCGTCGCCTTCCTCCAAGGAAACATTCGCCGTTGTTACAAGGTCGCCCGCACGGATCACATCGGACGCGATCAGCGAAGATGCGTCCACCAAAATCAAGGCGGCACTCAAACCTATAGAAAACATAGCACTCATGTCGCTACCTGATCCGGTTAGTGACCGAGAGCATCTCATCGGATGCTGAGATCACTTTGGAATTGAGCTCGTAGCCACGCTGCGCCTCAATGAGATCGGAGATCTCCTGCACAACGTCGACAGCGGAGTCTTCGATGTAGCCTTGGCGGATATAACCTACGCCTTCTGTCCCAGGAATGAGACGATTGGCCGGCCCGGATGCTTCGGTCTCGCGATACAAGTTGTCCCCCATCGCCTCGAGCCCCTTCTCGTTGACGAAACGGGCCAGAGAAATGCTTCCGATCGGCTGGCCTGCCGCTTCGTTGGCAAAATAGGCGACTACTTCGCCATCCCGGCTAATGGAAATCCGCTCGGCGTCCGCCGGAATGACGATTCCATCCGCCAACGGAAAACCATCGGATGTCACCAGCTCACCATCGGGGCTGCGGGTAAGCTTGCCGTCCCTTGTGTAGGCCGGATCACCCGACGGCAGC
Protein-coding sequences here:
- a CDS encoding flagellar basal body L-ring protein FlgH, whose amino-acid sequence is MKALFAIPMVAVAAAACASSAQTVPDFEPPIAYTGYPGTVPEPADPTVQNASLWETAPTALLSMRRAKEVGDLLTVVVEMNDQASLQSSLSRSRAASDDMSVDALFGLPEWANGVLPGGASLSPGVDYTRSSNQNGSGAVNRAEKVTFTLAARVVGVEPNGNLVIQGYQQTRVSNEVRYLTVSGVVRAQDITRTNTVSYEKIADAKLAYVSNGDASSATDRKAGTKLLDRIIPF
- the flgA gene encoding flagellar basal body P-ring formation chaperone FlgA, whose protein sequence is MSAMFSIGLSAALILVDASSLIASDVIRAGDLVTTANVSLEEGDAAPSSEEVIGREAKRTIYAGQQVTLDNTRPARLVTRNQIVTVKYIKGGLEITTTGRAMGEAALNEPVSILNLQSRQLVQGIVQEEGWVLAQ
- the flgG gene encoding flagellar basal-body rod protein FlgG, encoding MKSLQIAASGMAAQQMRVEVISNNIANMSTTAYRPRTAEFADLMYQQYLTPGTITSQVGTVVPAGIQLGTGVRPTTVSMELTQGALRQTNAELDIAIDGNGYLEITLPSGDPAYTRDGKLTRSPDGELVTSDGFPLADGIVIPADAERISISRDGEVVAYFANEAAGQPIGSISLARFVNEKGLEAMGDNLYRETEASGPANRLIPGTEGVGYIRQGYIEDSAVDVVQEISDLIEAQRGYELNSKVISASDEMLSVTNRIR